One window from the genome of Dyadobacter sp. CECT 9275 encodes:
- a CDS encoding DJ-1/PfpI family protein: protein MSKKILLLAGDYVEDYEAMVPYQAMLSVGLEVDTLAPDRKKGDTVPTAVHDFVGDQTYKETPGHRFAITADFEGVDPADYDGLYIAGGRAPEYTRLNKRILEITKYFFEANKPVAAICHGIQILTAAKVLRGRTLTAYVAIGPDIELAGGTWKNIPVDQAIVDGNLVTSPAWPGHPAILKEFYKLLGIQISGV from the coding sequence ATGTCAAAGAAAATTTTGTTGCTCGCGGGCGACTACGTGGAAGATTATGAAGCCATGGTACCTTATCAGGCGATGTTATCGGTGGGTCTTGAGGTGGATACCCTTGCCCCGGACCGAAAAAAAGGAGACACGGTACCTACGGCTGTTCACGATTTTGTCGGCGACCAGACTTATAAAGAAACGCCGGGTCACCGCTTTGCAATTACTGCTGATTTTGAAGGTGTTGATCCTGCGGATTATGACGGGCTTTACATTGCCGGAGGCCGGGCACCAGAGTATACCCGCCTGAACAAACGGATACTTGAAATCACAAAATACTTTTTTGAAGCCAATAAGCCGGTTGCCGCCATTTGCCATGGTATCCAGATACTCACTGCTGCTAAAGTATTGCGAGGGCGGACACTTACGGCCTATGTGGCCATTGGCCCCGATATCGAACTGGCTGGCGGAACCTGGAAAAACATACCTGTCGACCAGGCTATTGTGGACGGAAACCTGGTCACTTCTCCTGCGTGGCCCGGGCATCCTGCCATTCTGAAAGAATTCTATAAACTGCTGGGGATTCAGATTTCCGGGGTATAG
- a CDS encoding four helix bundle protein yields the protein MNFEDEDQDWLDDDEADLRKDHKRIYQLPVMQKGREIFRIVHSLIDTLPEDHDLQFLREQMLTDAAMIPAKIAGAEGGNMYTLRMENAVMIKLSARALITHTYTCEMFSISDRRYLDLLRQAIDEFRELFVDWVKTFDKSNDLSDGWGQLFG from the coding sequence ATGAATTTTGAAGATGAGGATCAGGACTGGCTCGATGACGATGAGGCTGACCTGAGAAAAGATCATAAAAGGATATATCAGCTTCCGGTGATGCAAAAGGGGCGGGAGATATTCAGAATCGTTCATTCTCTGATAGATACCCTTCCGGAGGATCACGACCTGCAATTTTTGCGTGAACAGATGCTGACTGATGCGGCTATGATTCCTGCTAAAATTGCCGGTGCTGAGGGTGGAAATATGTACACCCTGCGGATGGAAAATGCCGTAATGATTAAACTGTCGGCGCGGGCACTCATTACCCATACCTATACCTGTGAGATGTTTTCTATTTCTGACCGGCGTTATCTTGATCTTCTGAGGCAAGCTATTGACGAATTCAGAGAGTTGTTTGTGGACTGGGTGAAAACATTTGACAAATCCAATGATCTGTCCGACGGCTGGGGGCAGTTATTCGGATAA
- a CDS encoding acyl-CoA dehydrogenase family protein, translated as MSLLQSFSRIKNLLQSIDIAALNKLSQKVDLGKLMDVVSKMSEDDLNKTLKLLMASSGPKKEKPPVNGDFYELAKTLTDEDQVVRMRVRDFMEKEIRPIANTYWNKAQFPMHIIPKMAELDICGLTYKGYGCAGRSALLEGFIAMEMARVDSSISTFFGVHSGLAMGSIYLCGSEEQKQHWLPVMQRMDIIGAFGLTEPEVGSAAAGGLTTTCRKVGEEWVINGQKKWIGNATFSDITIIWARNVEDNQVKGFIVRKENPGFKAEKMEDKMALRTVQNALITLTDCVVPEADRLQNANSFKDTANVLRMTRAGVAWQAVGCGRGAYESALKYTMERRQFGRTIASFQLVQDLLVTMLGDLTAMQTMVYRLSELQDGGILTDEHASLAKVFCTLRMRAIVDHARELFGGNGILLEYDIARFVADAEAIYSYEGTKEINSLIVGRAITGESAFV; from the coding sequence ATGAGTTTACTGCAATCATTTTCACGGATCAAAAATCTTTTACAAAGTATTGATATAGCTGCCCTCAATAAGTTATCACAGAAGGTGGATCTGGGCAAGCTGATGGACGTGGTTTCAAAGATGAGCGAGGATGATCTTAACAAGACCCTCAAACTGCTCATGGCATCTTCTGGCCCTAAAAAGGAAAAGCCGCCGGTAAATGGTGATTTTTATGAACTGGCTAAAACGCTGACTGATGAAGATCAGGTAGTCAGGATGCGGGTGCGGGATTTTATGGAAAAGGAGATCAGGCCGATAGCCAATACCTACTGGAATAAAGCGCAGTTCCCAATGCATATTATCCCTAAAATGGCGGAGCTGGATATTTGCGGACTTACGTATAAAGGATACGGATGTGCAGGGCGGTCGGCACTGCTGGAAGGTTTTATTGCCATGGAAATGGCGCGGGTGGATTCGTCCATCTCTACTTTTTTTGGCGTGCACAGTGGCCTGGCCATGGGTTCTATCTATCTGTGCGGCTCGGAAGAGCAGAAACAACATTGGTTACCAGTGATGCAGCGGATGGATATCATCGGAGCTTTCGGGCTGACGGAACCCGAAGTGGGATCAGCTGCGGCAGGAGGGCTCACCACGACGTGCCGGAAAGTAGGGGAAGAGTGGGTGATCAACGGGCAGAAAAAATGGATAGGTAACGCAACTTTTTCGGATATCACCATCATCTGGGCACGGAATGTGGAGGATAACCAGGTGAAGGGGTTTATTGTAAGAAAAGAAAATCCGGGGTTCAAGGCAGAAAAGATGGAGGATAAAATGGCGCTGAGGACTGTCCAGAATGCATTGATTACTCTTACCGACTGTGTTGTACCGGAGGCTGACCGGCTTCAGAATGCCAATTCTTTTAAGGATACCGCTAACGTCCTGCGGATGACGCGTGCAGGTGTTGCCTGGCAAGCAGTAGGATGCGGACGCGGAGCATACGAAAGCGCGCTGAAGTATACCATGGAAAGGCGGCAGTTTGGGCGTACAATTGCCAGTTTTCAGCTGGTTCAGGATTTGCTGGTGACCATGCTGGGAGACCTCACTGCGATGCAGACGATGGTTTACCGCCTTTCAGAACTGCAGGATGGCGGGATACTTACTGACGAACACGCTTCACTGGCCAAGGTGTTCTGTACCCTGCGTATGCGGGCGATCGTGGATCATGCGAGAGAACTTTTTGGAGGAAACGGAATTTTGCTGGAGTATGATATCGCCCGTTTTGTGGCTGATGCAGAAGCAATTTATTCGTATGAAGGAACCAAGGAAATCAATTCCCTGATTGTGGGCAGGGCAATCACCGGAGAGAGTGCTTTTGTTTAG
- a CDS encoding cupin domain-containing protein yields the protein MITKRDLLVASVTMSLTITAILAHSKVNVMDSAIFEWGDAEIKITKTGAVRTFFRSQTTTLDELECHVTTLNPGETSHPPHKHPEEEVIIIKEGTVEALVNGQMKRVGPGSVIFQASNQMHAIRNAGSTPTTYHVFSWHSPGTKIKK from the coding sequence ATGATCACGAAAAGAGACCTGCTGGTTGCCTCAGTCACCATGAGCCTGACGATCACAGCAATATTAGCACATTCAAAGGTAAACGTGATGGACTCTGCAATATTTGAATGGGGTGATGCCGAAATAAAAATTACAAAAACCGGCGCTGTACGAACATTTTTCCGCTCGCAGACCACCACATTGGATGAACTGGAATGCCACGTTACCACGCTCAACCCGGGAGAAACCTCCCATCCGCCCCATAAACATCCGGAAGAAGAGGTCATTATTATCAAAGAAGGTACGGTAGAAGCCCTTGTAAACGGACAGATGAAACGTGTGGGGCCGGGTTCAGTGATATTTCAGGCCTCCAACCAGATGCATGCCATCCGGAATGCGGGTAGCACACCAACCACCTATCATGTATTCAGCTGGCATTCCCCAGGAACAAAAATCAAAAAGTAG
- a CDS encoding pirin family protein, with protein MKAIDKIVFAPEHAMGSMMVKQPLPSRQVDYLDPFVLLHHGKNEIPEDFEYRHEGVGPHPHRGFAPVTFVFEGAVHHQDSRGNSGTVSRGGVQWMNAGMGIIHSERPAKGGLQEIIQMWVNSPAKNKKDQPTYYPVTENDMGRYVSKDGLAEVNVVSGELFGQKGPVPTLSPINSAMITGKKGGKLKFEMQVGHNAFLYLLDGKVRIDDQVITRYNMIVFSREQMTVEVEILEDTKALFMSGEPIGEPIITQGPFVVNKEVEIMEAYRDFRMGKMGVLIEE; from the coding sequence ATGAAGGCCATAGATAAAATAGTGTTCGCACCGGAGCACGCAATGGGAAGTATGATGGTGAAACAACCCTTACCATCCCGTCAAGTAGACTACCTGGATCCGTTTGTACTCCTGCATCATGGGAAAAATGAAATTCCCGAAGATTTTGAGTACAGGCACGAAGGGGTTGGTCCCCATCCACACCGCGGGTTTGCTCCGGTAACTTTTGTTTTTGAGGGAGCCGTACATCATCAGGACAGCCGTGGGAACAGTGGCACAGTTTCACGTGGCGGTGTACAGTGGATGAACGCAGGCATGGGTATCATCCACAGTGAAAGACCCGCAAAGGGTGGTTTGCAGGAAATTATCCAGATGTGGGTAAATTCTCCTGCCAAAAACAAAAAGGACCAGCCTACCTATTACCCTGTAACTGAAAATGATATGGGCAGATATGTGAGCAAGGATGGGTTGGCGGAGGTAAATGTGGTCAGCGGCGAATTGTTTGGACAAAAAGGACCGGTACCCACTTTAAGCCCGATCAATTCGGCTATGATCACAGGCAAAAAAGGTGGTAAACTGAAATTTGAAATGCAGGTCGGCCATAATGCCTTCCTGTACCTGCTTGACGGCAAGGTGAGAATTGACGATCAGGTGATTACCCGTTACAACATGATTGTCTTCTCAAGGGAGCAGATGACTGTGGAAGTCGAAATACTGGAAGATACAAAAGCCTTATTCATGAGCGGAGAGCCTATCGGGGAGCCTATCATTACGCAGGGACCTTTTGTTGTAAACAAAGAGGTGGAGATCATGGAAGCCTACCGTGACTTCAGAATGGGAAAAATGGGTGTGCTGATAGAGGAATAG
- a CDS encoding oxidoreductase, with product MTDRKTKTALLVGATGLIGGQLLTKLLHSPYYSKVIVLVRKPTQIRNTKLAEVIFDFDKPDASKVIADDIFCCLGTTIKKAGSQEAFRKVDMEYPVEIAKLGLKNGAEKFLIVTAMGADPNSSIFYNKVKGETEKQLSVLGYSTLHIFRPSLLLGDRTETRMGEKIGEVVSKIFKPLMLGALKKYRAIDSSKVANAMLSLARNTEKGIFIHDSGELQQY from the coding sequence ATGACCGATCGTAAAACAAAAACCGCATTGCTTGTGGGAGCCACCGGGCTCATTGGTGGCCAGTTATTAACCAAGCTGCTGCATTCTCCCTATTATTCCAAAGTAATTGTACTTGTCAGAAAGCCGACCCAGATAAGAAATACTAAACTGGCGGAGGTGATTTTTGATTTTGACAAACCGGATGCATCCAAGGTCATCGCCGATGATATTTTTTGCTGCTTAGGCACAACCATTAAAAAGGCCGGTTCACAGGAGGCCTTCAGAAAGGTGGATATGGAGTATCCTGTAGAAATAGCAAAGCTGGGCCTTAAAAACGGTGCTGAAAAGTTTCTGATTGTAACGGCCATGGGAGCTGATCCGAATTCGTCTATTTTTTACAATAAGGTGAAGGGGGAGACGGAAAAACAGCTTTCGGTGTTGGGGTATTCCACGCTTCACATCTTTCGACCCTCCCTGCTGTTGGGAGATAGAACCGAAACGCGTATGGGGGAAAAGATAGGGGAGGTGGTTTCCAAAATTTTTAAACCTCTGATGCTGGGCGCATTGAAAAAATACCGGGCCATAGATTCTTCTAAAGTGGCCAATGCAATGTTATCTTTGGCCAGAAATACTGAAAAGGGTATTTTTATCCATGATTCGGGAGAGTTACAGCAATATTAA
- a CDS encoding Dabb family protein gives MKPTSRRKFLEKAGLATLVSVSPLEAEPEKTKELFVHHVYFYLKNPNDAKDEAALMEGLHKLAKVPTIQYVHIGKPAATSRSVIVKDYSISWLCFFKNIIEEEIYQTHPIHLDFIKEYSHLWEKVVVYDSIGPKKVS, from the coding sequence ATGAAACCTACATCCAGACGCAAATTTTTAGAAAAGGCCGGGCTTGCTACACTGGTTTCGGTATCACCTTTGGAGGCAGAACCCGAGAAGACAAAGGAGTTGTTCGTGCACCATGTTTATTTTTATCTTAAGAATCCAAACGATGCAAAGGACGAAGCTGCGTTGATGGAAGGCTTGCACAAACTGGCGAAAGTACCCACTATTCAGTACGTCCATATTGGAAAGCCAGCGGCAACGAGCCGGTCGGTGATTGTGAAAGATTATTCGATTTCCTGGCTTTGTTTTTTCAAGAATATTATTGAAGAAGAGATCTATCAGACGCATCCGATACACCTCGATTTCATCAAGGAATATTCACATTTGTGGGAGAAAGTAGTTGTATACGATTCCATTGGTCCTAAAAAGGTATCCTGA
- a CDS encoding GNAT family N-acetyltransferase: protein MRELDLSIRPATDKDADILYTMICGLENKVMDRMNFDFVFLRNIRNDAIRYYIAEYGQQPVGMGSCHIQALLHHAALVGEIQEMYVEEAFRSKAIGKMLMGYLVDFAKSKGAIQLEVTSRNYRESAHRFYQREGFEKSHVKLVRYF from the coding sequence ATGAGAGAGCTTGATTTATCCATCCGTCCAGCCACGGACAAGGATGCAGATATACTGTATACCATGATTTGCGGCCTTGAAAACAAGGTGATGGATCGCATGAATTTTGATTTTGTTTTCCTCAGAAACATCAGAAATGATGCCATCAGATACTACATTGCGGAATATGGGCAACAACCCGTAGGTATGGGAAGCTGCCATATCCAGGCTCTGCTGCACCATGCTGCATTAGTGGGAGAAATTCAGGAGATGTATGTTGAAGAGGCGTTCCGCTCCAAGGCAATAGGGAAAATGTTGATGGGGTATCTTGTTGATTTTGCCAAAAGCAAAGGCGCCATTCAGCTAGAAGTGACCTCCCGCAATTACCGGGAAAGCGCACACCGTTTTTACCAGCGCGAAGGTTTCGAAAAATCCCACGTCAAACTTGTAAGGTACTTTTAA
- a CDS encoding aminotransferase class V-fold PLP-dependent enzyme, with product MMKRRKLLKSLSVLPLAGTIGTLHAAPPKKRDVIKELGIRTFINAAGTLTYMSGCIMDEEVVATIEHTSGHFCMIDEVQDKVGEKIAQLVHSEAAMVTCGAFSAMTLGLAGVLTGNDVRKVEQLPHPAENGMKSEVICQKSHNERYNHAFLNTGCRVIEVETVEDLENAISEKTALLHFLNITANQGKIKHEEWIALGKKHNIPTSIDIAADVPPVSNLWKFNNMGFDMVFISGGKAIRGPQSAGILMGKKNIITAARLNAPPRGFTVARGHKVNKEEILGMYVALEKFVSADHDKEWKMWERKIAVIENAVKSIPGISTKITIPELGNITPTLTVAWDDKLIRLTGRQLRDKLRFGNPSIEAGFSGLPLYHYQAGSDSVDPAVAETLKGGNLIRLTAWMLQPGEEKIVADRLKEELTAASGS from the coding sequence CTGATGAAACGACGAAAATTACTAAAGAGCCTTTCCGTGTTACCTCTCGCCGGTACAATTGGTACCTTGCATGCGGCTCCACCGAAAAAGCGGGACGTTATCAAGGAACTTGGCATCCGCACTTTCATCAACGCGGCCGGAACGCTTACCTATATGTCGGGATGTATCATGGATGAGGAGGTAGTTGCAACCATTGAGCATACTTCCGGCCATTTCTGTATGATTGACGAAGTACAGGATAAAGTTGGGGAGAAGATTGCACAATTGGTTCATTCAGAAGCGGCCATGGTAACCTGCGGAGCGTTTTCGGCCATGACGCTAGGCCTCGCAGGCGTTCTTACGGGTAACGATGTACGCAAAGTGGAACAACTGCCGCACCCCGCAGAAAACGGAATGAAGAGTGAGGTAATCTGTCAGAAATCTCACAACGAAAGGTATAATCACGCTTTTCTGAACACAGGCTGTCGGGTAATAGAAGTGGAGACTGTGGAAGACCTTGAAAATGCAATCAGCGAAAAAACGGCCTTGCTCCATTTTCTGAACATTACCGCGAACCAAGGAAAAATAAAACATGAGGAATGGATTGCCCTTGGCAAAAAACACAATATCCCCACCTCCATTGACATTGCTGCCGACGTACCACCGGTTTCCAATCTGTGGAAATTTAATAATATGGGTTTTGACATGGTATTCATTTCTGGCGGAAAGGCGATTCGCGGCCCGCAGAGTGCCGGGATATTGATGGGTAAAAAGAATATCATCACTGCTGCGCGCCTCAATGCCCCTCCACGCGGATTTACCGTGGCGCGCGGGCACAAGGTCAACAAGGAAGAAATTCTGGGAATGTATGTGGCGCTTGAAAAATTTGTTTCGGCCGATCACGACAAGGAATGGAAAATGTGGGAAAGGAAAATCGCCGTCATAGAAAATGCGGTTAAAAGCATTCCCGGTATCTCTACTAAAATAACCATCCCGGAGCTGGGAAATATAACGCCCACGCTCACCGTAGCGTGGGACGATAAACTGATCAGATTAACAGGCCGGCAGTTGCGCGATAAACTGCGTTTTGGAAACCCGTCCATCGAAGCGGGCTTTTCGGGTTTACCACTATACCATTATCAGGCAGGTTCTGATTCCGTTGATCCCGCCGTGGCAGAAACACTGAAAGGTGGGAACCTGATAAGGCTTACAGCATGGATGTTACAGCCAGGCGAAGAAAAAATAGTAGCAGACAGATTAAAGGAAGAACTCACAGCGGCATCCGGCAGCTGA
- a CDS encoding lysophospholipid acyltransferase family protein has product MKKIIDYLLSIIYLIHFGLSLVIFHVIQVIAFNLFGKKAHQTVVHYLNFSLNFGLHLTGARITFRNLGQLPENRPIIFIANHQSMFDISGMTWYLRKHYPRFVSKIELAKGIPSISYNLRNGGAAIIDRKDGKKALVEIARLGKLIHDEKASAIIFPEGTRTASGKMRDFQPGGVATLLKRAPDALVVPIAIKGTGKLNPKGMFPLVSFTPLSWTVLSGIEPEGKKLEDILASAQQSIQQVLDSEAV; this is encoded by the coding sequence ATGAAAAAAATAATCGACTACCTCCTCAGTATTATTTACCTGATACATTTCGGTTTATCTCTTGTCATTTTTCATGTAATTCAGGTGATCGCCTTCAATTTGTTTGGCAAGAAGGCACATCAGACCGTTGTCCATTATCTTAATTTCAGCCTCAATTTCGGTTTGCATCTTACAGGCGCCCGTATAACATTCAGGAACCTGGGCCAATTGCCAGAAAACCGGCCCATCATTTTTATTGCCAACCACCAGAGTATGTTCGATATCTCGGGAATGACCTGGTATCTACGGAAACATTATCCGCGTTTTGTCTCAAAAATTGAACTCGCAAAGGGAATTCCCAGCATCTCTTACAATTTGCGGAACGGTGGCGCTGCCATAATAGACCGCAAAGATGGCAAAAAGGCACTGGTGGAAATTGCCAGGCTTGGCAAACTCATCCACGACGAAAAAGCTTCCGCAATTATTTTCCCTGAAGGTACGCGTACTGCCAGTGGCAAAATGAGGGATTTCCAGCCAGGCGGAGTGGCCACACTGCTCAAACGTGCCCCGGACGCGCTGGTGGTGCCCATCGCTATCAAGGGAACCGGCAAACTTAACCCCAAAGGAATGTTCCCGCTGGTATCTTTTACCCCCCTTTCCTGGACGGTTCTGTCAGGTATTGAGCCCGAAGGTAAAAAGCTGGAAGATATCCTGGCTTCGGCCCAGCAGTCCATCCAGCAGGTACTGGACAGTGAGGCCGTTTAA
- a CDS encoding DUF1697 domain-containing protein has protein sequence MKNNTATTYIALLRGINVSGKNMIKMPALAGAFEELSFAHVRTYVQSGNVIFEAAAEKEETLQQRIQEQISRDFKADVPVLVLRADSLVHLRNGNPFLEDERTDLSKLHITFLSHEPDAEMISKIETDKYLPDTFVIQKQCIYLYCPGGYGKTKLTNNFFESKLKQIATTRNWNTVNKLIEMAAS, from the coding sequence GTGAAGAACAACACAGCAACAACCTACATCGCCTTGCTGAGAGGGATCAACGTAAGTGGCAAAAACATGATCAAGATGCCCGCTCTGGCCGGAGCCTTCGAAGAGCTGAGTTTTGCGCACGTGAGGACCTATGTGCAGAGCGGTAATGTTATTTTTGAAGCAGCGGCCGAGAAAGAGGAGACACTTCAGCAAAGGATTCAGGAACAGATTTCAAGAGATTTCAAGGCGGATGTACCGGTTCTGGTGCTGCGTGCCGATAGTTTGGTACATCTGAGAAACGGCAATCCTTTTCTGGAAGATGAACGTACCGATCTTTCCAAACTTCATATTACCTTTCTGTCCCATGAACCTGATGCTGAGATGATCTCAAAAATTGAGACGGACAAATATTTACCCGATACGTTTGTAATTCAAAAGCAATGTATATACCTGTACTGTCCTGGCGGGTATGGCAAGACCAAACTGACCAATAATTTTTTTGAAAGTAAACTGAAGCAGATTGCCACCACCAGAAATTGGAATACTGTGAATAAGCTGATCGAAATGGCAGCGAGCTGA
- a CDS encoding DUF4838 domain-containing protein, with translation MIRKSIVLLLLTCLWASGFSQAQNLPRQTVTNYQWIKDWLLCGPFPLEKTTDPAKLWDHFKGYETDYLKKYGGESNLSVKAGNPVAVGKKSVKWIAYSTTDSVVNLRSAISKDAPVMAYAYTEVNSDQDQMYFLAFGSNDGGSVWLNGSKVWDFSFERGLKVDSDLVPVILKKGTNKILCKIEQRGNLWEFCLRFLPFSNQQLAKNDFLKIEARENSQVEITSQYSAQVLNALASKADLTIWNSLGQTVLKEALPSGYKGKINLNPNHYQLYKAQIDVQLKNGGTLHLQQKFYAGKREEYVLFQDRKTAYRIALDASASESEKWAAEELQKWLKEISGADFPIQNLDQPHNGPQIVLGYTPLIKERLNVEAPAKSFEGYQYINSGRDILIFGGSQRGTMYGVLAFLENELGCRWYTPTVNNIPKRNELRFARFEHSEQPGVRVRNDFYFEAFDPIWATRNKMNGSMSAPKQPGGIESYWAVHTFYPLMPPEEFFGKHPEYYSLINGKREHVRAQLCLTNPDVLSIITERIKKRMRESPEYLIYDVSQNDWRNPCECDHCQEIVKREGSESGVIVWFVNQVADAVAKEFPDKFIGTLAYQYTRKPPLHIRPKDNVVVRFCSIECCFSHDFNSCPENQAFLKELNDWAFRAPHLYIWDYVVNFGHYLMPFPNFGVLQSNIKTFQKNNAIGIMEQAAYQSRGGEFAELRAYLIAKLLWNPDCNVENTINDFMYGYYGRSGKFVRQYFDFLHSQITPQTHMYLNLNPSDEIFSEQLISQSYDIFEEAKKVADNEEILRRVEMASLPILYLKCRRMPVLAKYDGTYALFCKITERENVTYFAESGGREAFHDLVKNAR, from the coding sequence ATGATCAGGAAATCAATCGTTTTACTATTACTCACCTGCCTTTGGGCATCTGGTTTTAGCCAGGCACAAAATCTTCCCAGACAAACAGTCACCAATTATCAATGGATAAAAGACTGGCTGTTATGCGGACCCTTTCCCCTTGAAAAAACAACAGATCCCGCTAAGCTCTGGGACCATTTTAAAGGCTACGAAACCGATTACCTGAAAAAATACGGAGGTGAAAGTAATCTCAGCGTTAAAGCAGGAAATCCTGTAGCCGTTGGCAAAAAATCAGTAAAGTGGATCGCGTACAGTACCACCGATTCCGTCGTCAATCTCCGCAGCGCCATTTCAAAAGATGCACCGGTCATGGCCTATGCCTATACAGAGGTTAATTCGGATCAGGATCAGATGTACTTCCTAGCATTTGGGAGTAACGACGGCGGAAGCGTATGGCTGAACGGTTCCAAAGTATGGGATTTCTCCTTTGAAAGAGGTTTAAAAGTTGACAGCGACTTGGTACCTGTCATACTAAAAAAAGGAACCAACAAAATCCTCTGCAAAATAGAACAGCGCGGTAACCTTTGGGAATTTTGTCTCCGGTTTTTGCCTTTTTCCAATCAGCAGCTTGCCAAAAATGATTTTTTAAAAATTGAAGCAAGGGAAAACAGCCAGGTTGAAATAACTTCCCAATACTCGGCTCAGGTTTTAAATGCACTGGCCAGCAAGGCGGATCTTACCATCTGGAATAGCCTGGGTCAAACGGTATTAAAGGAAGCACTGCCATCGGGTTACAAAGGCAAAATCAATTTAAATCCCAATCATTACCAGCTGTATAAAGCCCAGATAGACGTACAACTGAAAAATGGCGGTACCCTGCATCTTCAGCAGAAATTTTATGCCGGAAAAAGGGAAGAATATGTTCTTTTTCAAGACCGCAAAACAGCGTACCGGATTGCTCTGGATGCCAGTGCATCGGAATCTGAAAAGTGGGCCGCAGAGGAACTGCAGAAATGGCTGAAAGAAATAAGCGGCGCCGACTTCCCTATACAGAATCTGGACCAGCCTCACAATGGTCCTCAGATCGTGCTGGGATACACCCCGCTTATCAAAGAAAGATTAAATGTGGAGGCTCCGGCAAAAAGTTTTGAGGGGTATCAGTATATCAACTCAGGGAGAGATATTCTGATTTTTGGCGGCAGCCAACGCGGAACGATGTATGGCGTGCTGGCTTTCCTGGAAAATGAGCTTGGCTGCCGGTGGTATACTCCTACCGTTAACAATATTCCAAAACGTAATGAACTGCGGTTTGCACGATTCGAGCATTCGGAACAGCCGGGTGTCCGCGTCCGGAATGACTTCTACTTTGAAGCGTTTGACCCCATCTGGGCCACCAGAAACAAAATGAACGGGTCTATGTCGGCACCCAAACAGCCCGGTGGGATCGAAAGCTACTGGGCCGTACATACCTTTTATCCGCTGATGCCTCCGGAAGAATTCTTTGGAAAACACCCGGAATACTATAGCCTCATCAACGGAAAGAGAGAACACGTGCGGGCACAACTATGCCTTACCAACCCCGACGTTCTTTCCATCATTACTGAAAGGATAAAAAAACGAATGCGTGAAAGTCCGGAATACCTGATTTATGATGTATCTCAGAACGACTGGCGGAATCCCTGCGAATGTGATCATTGCCAGGAAATTGTAAAACGCGAAGGCAGTGAGTCCGGGGTCATCGTATGGTTTGTGAACCAGGTGGCAGACGCCGTGGCCAAAGAGTTCCCGGACAAGTTCATCGGTACCCTTGCATATCAATATACCCGTAAACCCCCGCTTCACATCCGTCCTAAAGATAATGTGGTGGTACGTTTCTGCAGTATAGAATGTTGTTTTTCTCACGACTTTAATTCCTGTCCGGAAAACCAGGCTTTTTTGAAAGAGCTCAATGACTGGGCTTTCCGTGCGCCGCATCTTTACATCTGGGACTATGTGGTTAATTTTGGTCACTATCTGATGCCATTTCCCAATTTTGGCGTGCTTCAGTCCAATATTAAAACCTTTCAGAAGAACAACGCCATCGGTATCATGGAGCAGGCTGCCTACCAGAGCCGTGGCGGCGAATTTGCCGAACTCAGGGCATATCTGATTGCCAAGTTACTCTGGAATCCCGACTGTAACGTTGAAAACACCATCAACGACTTCATGTATGGCTACTACGGCCGAAGCGGGAAATTTGTGCGGCAGTATTTTGACTTTCTGCATAGCCAGATCACCCCGCAAACGCACATGTACCTGAATCTGAACCCCTCCGATGAAATCTTTTCGGAACAGCTCATCAGCCAATCTTATGATATTTTTGAAGAAGCCAAAAAGGTGGCGGATAACGAGGAAATTTTAAGACGCGTTGAGATGGCCTCACTTCCGATACTCTACCTTAAATGCAGACGAATGCCCGTACTGGCGAAGTATGACGGCACTTATGCTTTGTTCTGCAAAATTACAGAAAGAGAAAACGTAACCTACTTTGCAGAGAGCGGCGGACGGGAAGCATTTCACGATCTTGTGAAAAATGCCCGATAA